A portion of the Carya illinoinensis cultivar Pawnee chromosome 11, C.illinoinensisPawnee_v1, whole genome shotgun sequence genome contains these proteins:
- the LOC122282870 gene encoding ubiquitin-conjugating enzyme E2-17 kDa-like, with translation MASKRINKELKDLQKDPPASCSAGPVADDMFHWQATIMGPADSPFAGGVFLVSIHFPPDYPFKPPKVSFRTKVFHPNINSNGSICLDILKEQWSPALTISKVLLSICSLLTDPNPDDPLVPEIAHMYKADRAKYETTARSWTQKYAMG, from the exons ATGGCTTCTAAAAGGATAAACAAGGAGTTGAAGGACCTTCAGAAAGATCCTCCCGCGTCATGCAGTGCCG GCCCTGTGGCTGATGATATGTTCCACTGGCAAGCAACAATTATGGGCCCAGCAGACAGCCCCTTTGCGGGGGGTGTGTTCCTTGTATCAATTCACTTCCCACCAGATTACCCATTCAAGCCACCTAAG GTTTCTTTTCGGACAAAAGTTTTCCACCCTAACATTAATAGCAATGGAAGCATCTGTCTTGACATCCTCAAAGAGCAGTGGAGCCCTGCCCTTACCATATCCAAG GTCCTGCTATCGATATGTTCACTGCTGACCGATCCAAATCCAGATGATCCTCTGGTGCCTGAAATAGCTCACATGTACAAGGCTGACAGAGCGAAGTATGAGACAACAGCCCGGTCTTGGACCCAGAAGTATGCCATGGGCTAG
- the LOC122282030 gene encoding THO complex subunit 3 encodes MEATLPFKNLHSREYQGHKKKVHSVAWNCSGTKLASGSVDQTARVWHIEPHGHGKVKDIELKGHTDSVDQLCWDPKHADLIATASGDKTVRLWDARSGKCSQQAELSGENINITYKPDGTHVAVGNRDDELTILDVRKFRPIHKRKFSYEVNEIAWNMTGEMFFLTTGNGTVEVLAYPSLRPLDTLMAHTAGCYCIAIDPIGRYFAVGSADSLVSLWDISQMLCERTFTKLEWPVRTISFNYTGDYIASASEDLFIDISNVRTGRTVHQIPCRAAMNSVEWNPKYNLLAYAGDDKNKYQADEGVFRIFGFESA; translated from the exons ATGGAGGCAACCTTACCTTTCAAGAATCTCCATAGCCGAGAGTATCAAGGTCACAAGAAGAAG gtgCATTCGGTCGCTTGGAATTGCTCAGGCACGAAGCTCGCTTCTGGTTCCGTGGATCAAACCGCTCGTGTCTGGCACATTGAGCCGCACGGACAC GGTAAGGTTAAAGATATTGAATTGAAGGGTCACACTGATAGTGTGGATCAGCTGTGTTGGGACCCCAAACACGCTGATCTAATTGCAACTGCGTCAGGTGACAAGACTGTGCGTTTGTGGGATGCTCGAA GTGGGAAATGCTCACAGCAGGCAGAACTTAGTGGGGAGAACATCAACATTACGTATAAACCCGATGGGACACATGTAGCTGTTGGCAATAGG GATGATGAACTAACAATACTGGATGTTCGGAAATTTAGGCCAATCCATAAGCGCAAATTCAGCTATGAG GTAAATGAGATTGCGTGGAACATGACGGGGGAGATGTTCTTTTTGACCACTGGAAATG GTACTGTTGAAGTACTAGCATACCCATCTCTGCGACCGCTTGACACACTTATGGCTCATACAGCTGGCTGCTATTGTATTGCAATTGATCCAATAGGAAG ATACTTTGCTGTTGGAAGTGCTGATTCCTTAGTCAGCCTTTGGGATATATCACAGATGCTGTGTGAGCGAACATTTACAAAACTTGA ATGGCCCGTCCGCACAATAAGCTTTAATTACACCGGAGATTATATTGCTTCTGCCAGTGAAGACTTGTTCATTGATATA TCAAATGTTCGAACTGGACGGACAGTGCATCAGATACCATGTCGGGCTGCCATGAACAGCGTGGAATGGAATCCTAAATACAATTTACTTGCATATGCTGGAGATGACAAAAACAAATATCAGGCTGATGAAG GTGTTTTTAGAATATTTGGCTTTGAAAGCGCCTAA
- the LOC122281135 gene encoding KH domain-containing protein At5g56140 — protein MTTSGGGRYMAYSPSPSPSAPHSPHLSGLRSASSAAAAAAAALVDQEKYLSELLAERHKLTPFMPVLPHTYRLLSQEILRVTTLLGNASVLGQSGLEHASPLASGGIFSNGGADVNGWASRFQSEIPSLLTSASAQNWLNSHGSSSGLIVKRTIRVDIPVEKYPNYNFVGRLLGPRGNSLKRVEANTECRVLIRGRGSIKDPAREEMMRGKPGYEHLNEPLHILVEAELPVEIVDARLMQAREILEDLLKPMDESQDFYKKQQLRELAMLNGTLREEGSPMSGSVSPFHNNLGMKRAKTRG, from the exons ATGACAACGTCCGGTGGTGGAAGGTACATGGCCTACTCACCCTCGCCCTCACCCTCCGCCCCTCACTCTCCCCACCTCTCCGGCCTCCGCTCTGCCTCCTCCGCCGCAGCAGCCGCCGCCGCCGCCCTCGTCGACCAAGAAAA ATATCTGTCGGAGTTACTCGCAGAGCGTCACAAGCTTACTCCTTTTATGCCCGTGCTCCCTCATACCTATCGCTTGTTAAGCCAAG AAATATTGCGTGTAACTACACTGTTGGGGAATGCATCAGTTTTAGGTCAAAGTGGGCTTGAACACGCTAGCCCCCTGGCTTCTGGAGGAATATTTTCAAATGGAGGTGCCGATGTGAATGGATGGGCATCGCGTTTCCAATCAGAA ATACCAAGTTTGCTAACATCTGCCTCGGCACAAAACTGGCTGAATTCTCATGGTAGTTCATCTGGTCTTATCGTTAAAAGAACCATCAGAGTGGATATCCCTGTTGAGAAATATCCTAAT TATAATTTCGTCGGGCGTCTCCTTGGTCCTAGAGGAAACTCTCTTAAGCGAGTAGAAGCAAATACTGAGTGCCGTGTTCTGATCAGAGGCCGTGGTAGCATTAAGGATCCAGCTAGG GAAGAAATGATGAGGGGGAAACCAGGGTATGAGCATTTGAACGAGCCTCTCCATATTTTAGTTGAGGCAGAATTGCCAGTGGAAATAGTTGATGCACGACTAATGCAAGCACGGGAGATACTTGAAGATTTGCTGAAACCTATG GATGAATCCCAGGATTTCTACAAGAAGCAGCAGCTACGGGAGCTAGCAATGCTTAATGGTACACTTCGTGAGGAGGGTTCTCCAATGTCTGGCTCAGTTTCCCCTTTCCATAACAACCTTGGTATGAAGAGGGCCAAGACCCGGGGGTAA
- the LOC122281545 gene encoding probable calcium-binding protein CML21 isoform X1 gives MGNIVRKSGSPKKAWMPETQLEVKMVEAMKQRASAGSATKSFNSIILKFPKIDESLRNCKVIFEQFDEDSNGAIDHDELKKCFHKLEISFTEKEINDLFEACDINEDMGMKFNEFIVLLCLVYLLKDDPTALLAKSRMGMPDLEATFETLVDAFVFLDRNKDGYVSKSEMVEAINETTSGERSSGQIAMKRFEEMDWDKNGMVNFKEFLFAFTRWVGIDDMEDEEGEEV, from the exons ATGGGAAACATAGTTCGAAAGAGTGGATCCCCAAAAAAGGCTTGGATGCCAGAAACACAACTTGAGGTCAAAATGGTTGAAGCTATGAAGCAGAGAGCATCTGCAGGAAGTGCCACAAAATCATTCAACAGCATAATCTTGAAATTCCCAAAAATTGATGAGAGCTTGAGAAATTGCAAAGTAATTTTTGAGCAATTTG ATGAGGATTCAAATGGTGCAATAGATCATGACGAGTTGAAAAAATGTTTCCATAAGCTGGAAATTTCATTTACagagaaggaaatcaatgatcTCTTTGAGGCCTGCGATATTAATGAGGATATGGGTATGAAGTTCAATGAGTTCATTGTACTTCTCTGCCTTGTCTATCTTCTCAAAGATGACCCGACTGCCCTTCTTGCT AAATCACGCATGGGGATGCCTGATCTGGAGGCCACATTTGAAACATTGGTAGATGCATTCGTCTTCTTGGACAGGAACAAAGATGGTTATGTCAGCAAGAGTGAGATGGTAGAAGCCATAAATGAAACTACATCAGGAGAACGTTCTTCTGGACAGATAGCCATGAAAAGATTTG AAGAGATGGATTGGGATAAAAATGGAATGGTGAACTTCAAAGAATTTCTTTTTGCGTTCACCCGTTGGGTTGGAATTGATGATATGGAGGATGAAGAAGGTGAGGAGGTCTGA
- the LOC122281545 gene encoding probable calcium-binding protein CML21 isoform X2: MGNIVRKSGSPKKAWMPETQLEVKMVEAMKQRASAGSATKSFNSIILKFPKIDESLRNCKVIFEQFDEDSNGAIDHDELKKCFHKLEISFTEKEINDLFEACDINEDMGMKFNEFIVLLCLVYLLKDDPTALLAVSRIYFLLRFNFIHPPKFEELLSCFCRVNFSGYWPKNPKSTFSFNQVMVRKCEPRKRGRLGDHHLAILASLICIIKKYLFFSNSTFTSSCVP; encoded by the exons ATGGGAAACATAGTTCGAAAGAGTGGATCCCCAAAAAAGGCTTGGATGCCAGAAACACAACTTGAGGTCAAAATGGTTGAAGCTATGAAGCAGAGAGCATCTGCAGGAAGTGCCACAAAATCATTCAACAGCATAATCTTGAAATTCCCAAAAATTGATGAGAGCTTGAGAAATTGCAAAGTAATTTTTGAGCAATTTG ATGAGGATTCAAATGGTGCAATAGATCATGACGAGTTGAAAAAATGTTTCCATAAGCTGGAAATTTCATTTACagagaaggaaatcaatgatcTCTTTGAGGCCTGCGATATTAATGAGGATATGGGTATGAAGTTCAATGAGTTCATTGTACTTCTCTGCCTTGTCTATCTTCTCAAAGATGACCCGACTGCCCTTCTTGCTGTATCCAGAATATACTTTCTGTTAAG GTTTAATTTTATCCATCCACCAAAATTTGAAGAACTGCTAAGCTGCTTCTGTAGAGTGAATTTTTCTGGATATTGGCCAAAAAATCCCAAGTCGACGTTCAGTTTCAATCAAGTGATGGTTAGAAAGTGTGAGCCACGTAAAAGAGGCAGATTAGGGGACCATCACCTTGCCATCCTGGCTTCCCTAATTTGTATCATCAAGAAATATCTGTTCTTCAGTAATTCTACTTTTACGTCCTCTTGTGTTCCTTGA